The DNA region CAGCGTCTGCCGCTCCGCCGCCAGGGTCTGCCAGGCGAGAGACCCCGTTTTCTGCAGATGCCCGGTCACCAGCCTGACGCTCTGCGCGTGATTGCGGTGGGTCAGGGGAATACCGCTGTAGGCGGCACAGCCGGAGGCGGCGGTGATGCCGGGCACCACGCTGAACGGGATCTGCTGTTGTGCCAGCGCCTCCAGCTCTTCGCCACCGCGTCCGAAAATAAAGGGATCGCCCCCTTTCAGCCGCACCACCCGTTTACCGCGCAGCGCCTGTTCGCAGAGGACCTGATTGATCGCCTCCTGCGGCACGCAGTGATAGCCGGCCTGCTTACCGACAAAAATGCGTTCGGCATCGCGACGCACCAGATTCAGGATCGCATCCGAGACCAGCCGGTCATAGACGATGACATCCGCCTGCTGGATCAGCTGCAGGCCTTTCAGGGTCAGCAGACCGGCATCGCCCGGACCGGCCCCCACCAGCGCCACTTCTCCGCGCACGGCGGGATCGGCACTCAGAAGCGTCTCGGTGATCTGTGCGGCACGATCCTCATCGCCGTTCGCCAGCGTCTGCGCCAGCCGCTCGCTGCTGAAAAAACGCTCCCAGAAGTGGCGACGACCAGATGGGGAGGCGAACTGCGTTTTTACCCGGTCGCGCAGGGCGCCTGCCCGCTGCGCCAGCTTGCCGAGATGCTGCGGCAGCATCGCCTCCAGCTTCTCCCGCAGCAGGCGGGCCAGCACCGGCGCGCGTCCGCCGGATGAGACGGCGACCATCAGCGGTGAGCGGTCGATGACGGAAGGCATGATGGCGCTGGCCTGCTGCGGGGCATCCACCAGATTGCAGAAGATCTGCTGCTTTTCCGCCGCGTCAGCGACCTGCTGATTCACGGCGTTGTCGCTGGTGGCCGCGACCACCAGCCAGCAGCCCGTCAGCCAGTGCGGCTCAAAAGGGCCGTGCAGCAGCGTCACGGCCTGCTGCTGCGCCCAGTGCCGGAACGCGGGCGAGAAATCCGGTGCGCCGACCCACAGATCGGCCCCGGCCGCCAGCAGCAGCCGGGCTTTTCGCTCCGCCACGTCACCTGCGCCCACCAGCAGGCAGCGTCTGCCCTGCAGGCGGCAGAACAGGGGAAAGTAGTCCATCAGGCGTCCTTATTAAAAAGCCCGCGCAGGCGGGCTGTTGAGGGCGTTACAGGCAGACCTCTACCTGTCCGGCGTTGACCCGCACCGGCCAGGCCGCCACGGAGCGCGTCTCATCCTCCATGCAGTAGCCATCGCTGAGGCGAAAACGCTGCTTTTTCAGCGGGCTGGCGACCCAGAGTGTCCCCTCATGTTCGGCAATAATGCCGCGTGACAGCACGCTGGCATGGGCAAAGGGATCGATATTGCTGAGGGCATAGAGCTGCTCATCGTCGCGTGGGCGGAAGATCGCAACCTGCTGCCCTTTGACCAGCGCACAGACGCCGGTGACGGGCAGGATCTCCGTCAGCGGGCAAACCGGATTCCACTGGCTCATCGTTCGGTCTCCTCAATCAGGGTTACAGCGATACGTTCATCGACGCGTGCCGGGCGATGCTGATCGCGCTCGGCGACCCACTGCACATCAGGATCGCGCTGTGATGAGTTGATGAAGTGGGCGAAGCGCGTCAGATGCGCTTTATCTTCCAGCGTGGTTTTCCATTCACAATGGGCCGTGGCGCGCAGGGCGGTCAGCTGCGCTTCCATCTGGCTGTTGAGGCCGAGCCTGTCATTCACGATCACGCTGCGCAGATAGTCGATGCCGCCCTCCAGACTCTCCAGCCACAGCGAGGTGCGCTGCAGACGGTCGGCGGTGCGGATGTAGAACATCATGAAGCGGTCGAGATAGGTGATGAGCGTCTGCTGATCCAGATCGGCCGCCAGCAGATCGCCGTGGCGGGGCTTCATGCCGCCGTTACCGCAGACGTAGAGGTTCCAGCCTTTTTCCGTGGCAATCACGCCGACATCTTTGCCCTGGGCTTCCGCGCATTCACGGGTGCAGCCGGAAACGCCAAACTTCATCTTGTGCGGCGTCCGGATCCCTTTGTAGCGGTTCTCCAGCATCACGCCTAAGCCAAGGCTGTCGCCCACGCCATAACGACACCAGGCGCTGCCGACGCAGGTTTTCGCCATACGCAGCGCCTTGGCGTAGGCCTGACCGGTTTCGAATCCGGCGTCGATCAGCTGTGACCAGATCGCAGGCAGGTCATCTTTCTGCGCGCCAAACAGACCAATACGCTGGGAGCCGGTAATTTTGGTGTAGAGGCGATAACGTTCGGCGACCTCACCGATCGCCTTCAGGCCCTGCGGCGTAATCTCACCGCCGGGCGAACGCGGGATCACTGAATAAGTGCCATCTTTCTGGATATTGCCCAGATAGAGGTCGTTGCTGTCCTGTAACGGCGCATGCTGAGGGGCGAGCACATACTCATTCCAGCAGGAGGCGAGCAGCGAACCCACCGCAGGCTTGCAGATTTCACAGCCGTAACCCTGACCGTAGCGGGCCAGCAGCTCATCGAAGGTTTTGATCGCCTCCACCTGAATCAGATGATAAAGCTCCTGACGTGACCAGGCGAAATGGGCGCAGAGATGGTTAGTGACCTCGATACCCTGGCGGCTGAGTTCGCTGTTCAGCACCTGGGTAATCAGCGGAATACAGCCGCCGCAGCCGGTGCCCGCGCGGGTCGTGCTTTTCAGCGCCGCCACGGTGTGACAGCCGCCCTGAACCGCCTTGACGATGTCGCCTTTACTGACGTCGAAGCAGGAGCAGATCTGCGCGCTATCCGGCAGGGAATCGACGCCGATCGCCGGCTTATCCCCGCTGCCCGCCGGCAGGATCAGCGCCTCCGGATTGTCCGGCAGCGGAATCGCATTCAGCACCAGCTGCAGCAGGTTGCCATAGTCGCGGGTGTCACCCACCAGCACGGCACCCAGCAGGGTTTTCTGATCCTCGCTGATCACCAGGCGTTTGTAGACCGATTTGCCTTCATCCAGCCAGACCACGCTGCGCGCGCCGGGCGTGGTGCCGCGGGCGTCGCCAATGCCGCCGACATCGACACCCAGCAGTTTCAGCCTGGCGCTCATGTCTGCGCCGGTAAAGGCATTATCGCGGCCCAGCAGGTGGTCGCTGGCGACCTGCGCCATTTTATAGCCCGGAGCCACCAGGCCGTAGACGCGATTCTGCCAGGCGGCGCACTCGCCGATCGCGTAGATATCGGGATCGCTGGTGCGGCACTGGTCATCAATGGCGATGCCGCCGCGCGGCCCCAGGGTCAGCCCGCACTGTTTTGCCAGTTTGTCCTGCGGACGAATGCCGGTGGAGAAGACGATGAAATCGACATCCAGCGCGCTGCCATCGGCAAACGCCAGCGTTTTGCCGCCGTGCTCGTGATGCACAATCTGCCGGGTGTTTTTACCGATGTGTACCCGCACGCCCATCTGTTCGATCTTGCGACGCAGCAGTTCGCCGCCCTGCTGATCCAGCTGCTCCGCCATCAGCACCGGGGCAAACTCGATGACGTGGGTTTCGATACCCAGATTTTTCAGTGCGCCTGCCGCTTCCAGCCCCAGCAGGCCCCCGCCAATCACCGCACCACGTTTGCAGCGGCGCGAGCAGGCTTCAATGGCGTTGAGATCTTCGATGGTGCGGTAGACAAAGCAGTCGCTGCCCTCTGCCCCGTTGATGGGCGGGATCCACGGATAGGAGCCGGTCGCAAAAATCAGCGTGTCGTAGTGCACCGCGCGGCCGGTGCTGGAGTGAATGAGCTTCTCATCACGGTTAATGGTGATGGCGCGCTCGCCCAGCAGCAGGCTGACCTGATGTTTGTCGTAATAGCCTTCCCGCACCAGCGACAGTTCTTCAGCAGTATGATGGGAGAAGTAAGCGGACAGATGGACACGATCGTAGGCGACGCGGGGTTCTTCACAAAAGACGGTCAGCGAAAACTGGTCGGGTTCCGCTTTCTCCAGCAACTCTTCGATGAAGCGGTGGCCGACCATGCCGTTACCGATAACGACGACATTGTGCTTGCTCATTTTTGCCTCAAATTTGCGATATCTGCGGCTACAATAGCGCGCCGTTTCTGACGCTTATTGATATGCATCAACCACAGCGCCATATACCCATTAAGAGGTAGGTGTCTGATTTTCATTGAGTTTGTCAGATGCGGCTAACCTGCTGAATAGCCTGCATTGCGGTTCCTGGTATGAATCGTGCTAGTTTTAACCTCACCGCTAACCGAGGAAGGAATCAGCCATGCAGTCACCCGGCAGGATCAATAACGTGCGTTTGCCCGGCCAGGACGGGTTGTGGCAAATCGACATCGCCGACGGCAAAATTGCCCGGCTTTCCGCTCAGCCGCAGCCGCTCCCGGCGACAGATCAGGCGCTGGATGGGGAGGGCGGCCTGGCCTGCGCGCCCTTTGTTGAGCCACATATCCATCTGGACACGACCCAGACGGCGGGCGAACCGGCCTGGAACCAGTCCGGCACCCTGTTTGAGGGGATCGAGCGCTGGGCCGAGCGCAAAGCCCTGCTCAGCCATGAAGATGTGAAACAGCGGGCGCTGCAGACGCTGAAGTGGCAGATCGCTAACGGCATCCAGTTTGTCCGCACCCACGTCGACGTCTCCGATCCGTCGCTGACGGCCCTGAAGGCGATGCTGAAGCTGAAGGCGGAGATGGCGCCCTGGATCACCATCCAGATTGTCGCCTTCCCTCAGGAGGGGATCCTCTCCTATCCCAACGGCGAAGCGCTGCTGGAGGAGGCGCTGCGGCTGGGTGCGGATGGGGTCGGCGCGATCCCGCATTTCGAATTTACCCGCGAGTATGGCGTCGAATCGCTGCATAAAACCTTTGCGCTGGCGAACCGCTACG from Pantoea deleyi includes:
- the cysG gene encoding siroheme synthase CysG; translation: MDYFPLFCRLQGRRCLLVGAGDVAERKARLLLAAGADLWVGAPDFSPAFRHWAQQQAVTLLHGPFEPHWLTGCWLVVAATSDNAVNQQVADAAEKQQIFCNLVDAPQQASAIMPSVIDRSPLMVAVSSGGRAPVLARLLREKLEAMLPQHLGKLAQRAGALRDRVKTQFASPSGRRHFWERFFSSERLAQTLANGDEDRAAQITETLLSADPAVRGEVALVGAGPGDAGLLTLKGLQLIQQADVIVYDRLVSDAILNLVRRDAERIFVGKQAGYHCVPQEAINQVLCEQALRGKRVVRLKGGDPFIFGRGGEELEALAQQQIPFSVVPGITAASGCAAYSGIPLTHRNHAQSVRLVTGHLQKTGSLAWQTLAAERQTLVFYMGLTQAAEIQQQLITHGMRRDMPVALVENGTTPRQRVVSGTLGELEALADQVASPALMIIGSVVALRETLRWF
- the nirD gene encoding nitrite reductase small subunit NirD codes for the protein MSQWNPVCPLTEILPVTGVCALVKGQQVAIFRPRDDEQLYALSNIDPFAHASVLSRGIIAEHEGTLWVASPLKKQRFRLSDGYCMEDETRSVAAWPVRVNAGQVEVCL
- the nirB gene encoding nitrite reductase large subunit NirB translates to MSKHNVVVIGNGMVGHRFIEELLEKAEPDQFSLTVFCEEPRVAYDRVHLSAYFSHHTAEELSLVREGYYDKHQVSLLLGERAITINRDEKLIHSSTGRAVHYDTLIFATGSYPWIPPINGAEGSDCFVYRTIEDLNAIEACSRRCKRGAVIGGGLLGLEAAGALKNLGIETHVIEFAPVLMAEQLDQQGGELLRRKIEQMGVRVHIGKNTRQIVHHEHGGKTLAFADGSALDVDFIVFSTGIRPQDKLAKQCGLTLGPRGGIAIDDQCRTSDPDIYAIGECAAWQNRVYGLVAPGYKMAQVASDHLLGRDNAFTGADMSARLKLLGVDVGGIGDARGTTPGARSVVWLDEGKSVYKRLVISEDQKTLLGAVLVGDTRDYGNLLQLVLNAIPLPDNPEALILPAGSGDKPAIGVDSLPDSAQICSCFDVSKGDIVKAVQGGCHTVAALKSTTRAGTGCGGCIPLITQVLNSELSRQGIEVTNHLCAHFAWSRQELYHLIQVEAIKTFDELLARYGQGYGCEICKPAVGSLLASCWNEYVLAPQHAPLQDSNDLYLGNIQKDGTYSVIPRSPGGEITPQGLKAIGEVAERYRLYTKITGSQRIGLFGAQKDDLPAIWSQLIDAGFETGQAYAKALRMAKTCVGSAWCRYGVGDSLGLGVMLENRYKGIRTPHKMKFGVSGCTRECAEAQGKDVGVIATEKGWNLYVCGNGGMKPRHGDLLAADLDQQTLITYLDRFMMFYIRTADRLQRTSLWLESLEGGIDYLRSVIVNDRLGLNSQMEAQLTALRATAHCEWKTTLEDKAHLTRFAHFINSSQRDPDVQWVAERDQHRPARVDERIAVTLIEETER